Genomic segment of Panicum virgatum strain AP13 chromosome 2K, P.virgatum_v5, whole genome shotgun sequence:
CTGTCGCCTGCCACCGTCCCTGCGCCTCGgcttccgccgtcgccgcgcccgccgcgtcctccctcgcctgccgccgtcgccgcgtccTCTCTCGCCTACCATCGTCGCCTGCCACCATCGCCGCGCCTCGGCTGCTGTCGTCGCCGCGCCTCGGCTGCTGTcgtcgccgcgcccgccgcgtcctccctcgccggcggggcGAGCTCCCCTGGGGACGCGGGTGGGGCTCGGggccggcgggggcgagcgCCCCTGGGGACGCGGGTGGGGCTCGGggccggcgggggggggggggcgagctcCCCTGGGGGCGCGGCCGGGGCTCGGGTCCGGCGGGGGGGAGCTCCCCTGGGGGCGCGGCCGGGGCTCGGggccggcgggggcgagctTCCCTGGGGATgcggccggggctcgggggccGGCGGGGGTGAGCTCCCCTGGGGCCGCGTCCTCCCTCACCTGCGCCGCATCCTCCTCGCCCCGAGCCGCTGCCACCGCATCCTCCCTCCCCTAGGCGGAGACGACCGCTGCTTGCGGCCGGTGGGGGCGCGCTCCCCTGGGCAGCGCGGCCGGGGCTCGTGGTCGGCGGGGGCGAGCTCCCCTAGGCGGCGCGGCCAGAGCTCATGGCCGGCTGGAGTTCCCTCCCCTTACGGCCATGGCGCCCGAACTCCCTCTCGTGCCGATAATCTCATTTTGATAAGCTCCCCAAACAGATATGGTCAGCTTTTCTGAAAAACAGCTTTATAGAAAAGCAATTGGAGCTTTTCGGAGTGGAGCTTTTGGAGAAGCTGCAGCTACAGCGCCTTagcctctctctcgctctcttcTTCAACGCACCCGGCCCGTCGACGGCTCCTTccccgttgccgccgccgcctccgcatctcctccctctgccctctccctctcgctcgTCGTACCGCCAGTCGCGGGCCcagcacgggcggcggcgccggcaccacgccgccggccagcgtGGCCGCGGTCaggcgaggcgccgcgccggcTGTTCATCTCCCGCTCGCCCTCCTCCTTCAAGACCCCGGCCGacctccccaaaccctagcccctttCGTTTTTCCCCTTctcctccattgccgccgccactgcctccTTCCCCGATGCCGGCCGCCGTCGAAATTCGTCATCTCCGGTGAGTCTCCCTTCGATTCATCATGGCTACACCTTCCCTTACCCTCCGCGGCTCGTTTGAGCCCTTACCCGCTCGATTTCTCCACCGCACAGGGCTCGTGGCaaccacctccgcccgccgtcgccgtcctccgTCGGGCCGCCTGTCCACCGCCGTTCGAGCCGTAGGTGACCCTCGCCGCCCCACCGTCTtcctcgcgcgcgccggccctGACCCCActttcctccctcgccgccgccgtggccgcggtcAGGGGTCCGCCTAACCCCTCGTTCTCCCCAGCCGCCGCCAGCTGCCcgcagagctcgccggcgctcgTGGCGGCGGCCAAGAAGGTGCGGGAGACCGAGCAGGACGCCgtggcggcgagggtggggaCCGAGGTGGCCGCCGGGATCGGCGAACAGGCGGGGATCTCCCGCCGTCATCCCGGATGGTTCTGATATCAGCCCCATGTGGTCCGGTGCGTCACTGTTGCCCGTGCTCGTTGCTCTGCCCTTAGCTTCTCGTTCTGGGCCGTGCTGTTCCTGTGCTCTGCTAGGTCCGTTTGCGTTCGCCTTCGGCTACCAGATGCCTCGTGTGCTTACAAACCTGATTATCCTTTTGCCAAAGGAAACTAATTTTGTACTCTAAGATAGCTTAATTTAGGCCTAAGAGATAAAAAAATGTTGTTCTTTGCATTCTTATTCTCTCGCCTCAAAACTCATGTCATGCGCGTGGTTTATTTGCCTTTCCCCACGGATTCTCTTGTGTCCATAGTAGGTGAGGCGCCCCCTTTGAAGGTGGAAAAGATGCTGTTCTAAGGGAAGTTGGACTACCAAAATGTCATGGTTTTCCAGGTAATTCTTATTATTGTTTTACTTCCACTCGAGCCGCCTGCAATTCGTCATCACTCGTCAGTCATTGCTCATAATGGGAGATGAATCTGTTTCTCTATTGTAGTCCTCTCCGTTCGGCATGGTGCTCCTGCTGGATGGAGTAATTCAGGTTACTCAGAGGGATGAGTGCGCATACCAAGTGATGATTACCCACCTCCCCCTTTGCTCCATCAAAGATCCCAACAAGGTAAATCCCATGGGCCCCTTTTTCTGTTATACCCTTGCAGTTTGCATGGATTTTAAGAATTGTTTGCAGAGCAATTGATACTGAAATTGTTCAGAGAGCATTTATACTTAAAGAGTTACTAGGTGAACTTAGCCCTGTTCCGCTAGGCGCTTGCCTAGGTGCGATTCCGCGCGACTAATCGCGAGTCGAGGCCCGTCGCCTGGCCTAGGGGGTAGTCAGACCCCTAGGCGGGCGCAGACGGCCGCACCCGCTCGCAGACGGCCGCTCCCGCACATCCTCCTCGGCGGCTCCGCCTGCGACggcgcgccggcctccttgctCCCGCCTGAGGCTCGTCCTGCTCCCGCCGGTGAGGTCGCGCCGGTCGCCCTGCTCAGCTACTCCTGCCGGTGAGGTCGCGCCGGTCGCCCTGCTCAGCTGCTCCTGCTGGTGAGGTCGTGCAGATCCGGCGACCCGGGGATGAGGCGCAGcagagagcggcggcggaggaggaggcagggacatcaggcggcggcggcggaggaggaagaggagccggtggaggcggcagggaggaggccggcggtggtggaggcggatGGCTCGTGGCTGGAAGCAGAGCACGCGTTTATCGTGCGGGAGCGGGCGTATGCAGATGCGAAAATCAGAGAGGATGCGGGAGAGAGGGTTGAGGGTTTAAGAATTGTTTGTATGGATTTAAGAATTGTTTGTAGAGCAATTGATACTGAAATTGTTCAGAGAGCATTTATACTTAAGAGTTACCCGGTGAACTTGGGCATTTGTACTTTTCAAAAGATGCATATATCgaatttctaaaatttattGGGGGTAATCTCTATTTGTTTGATGATGCACATGTGTTAGTTACtggaggaggagatggtggtgtttcACGACGTTTCCTCTGTGGAACAGATTGACATTTGTGAAATTGACAAGATGGTGGTAGATGTAAGACGCCCTTCTCTTCTCACTAACACATAATGGTGTAGTAATAGTCCCTTAACAACATTAATGTGGAACTTAGAATCTCTCATATAATTCTTTGTTCCGATCATAATTATAgtgttgtataatttttttccttCTGGTTTCAGTTTGTGAATTCATACACAAAGTAGGCTTGGAAGGGACCAGCTACTCCAAGGAAGAGACGAACTTAAAGGGTTTCAAGGAATGCTTGTTCTTATACCGCAGTTTCTTATTGGAACTGGATATTACTCTTTTGTATTTCAGAGCACAATTGTTTTTGTTGAAGTGTAGGGAATCCTATTCTTCTTACATGATTTCAGAAAGTATATTTGGATAATGATATTAAGAAAGGCCAGCGAATTTGGTAGAAATACATTTCAGTACAGTCCTTCATCATTGTTCACTTTATGGTGCAAAAAATAGTTTGCGCTTCACGATGTAATGTTGAGTAGTATGACTGTTGGTTGGTTCGGTTATGAATCCTATAATATATTTTCTTTGAATAGTTGGTCTGTTTACACaatcatcattatttttttttacatttgcaTTCAGTTAGCTTTGGATTCTTTTACTGTACCTTGCTAATATAATATAATCTGATCTATCTATGTCTCCCTCAAGATCAATGAGCCTTGCAATATGGCCTTGGAACCTGAAAAGGCATTTCCCAAATTTTGCATGAATTTGCAGATTAGACTGAGCTAAGCCTTTGACTGCTTGAGCTTTGCAATATGGCATTGGATCTAAGCTGTTTGGTCTGCAGTGCTTAAGGTACATGTTATATTATTAGTTCACAGCTTCTGCTTTCTTTGTGAAGGATTTTGGAAAGAAGAATAATGAACTTGGCTCCGAGAGTGGGAGATTTGAAACATATAAGCAACAGTAGCTTTCTTATTTCTAATTGATGAAACATATCAAATTTACAAATTATGAAGCGAAAAATCTGAATATTTTGAGTTTTTATTTCTACGCTGTTGTTTCTCCATAGAAGCCACTGAGCTAGCTATAAAATTTTCCAAATATTTTGTACTTCATAATGGCTCTTTTTATATCTTCTATTCTATATTTCTTTCGATAGGCGTTATTTCCACATAATGACCATATTATAGCAACCACACATTTAAAGTAGCAATAGATGGTCCTATCTATAGCAACCGAATATTTAGTGTGGCAATAGAGGGACCCATCTATAGCAACCGAACGTTTAGAGTGGCAATAGAGGGGCCTACTATAGCAACCAAACAGAGACCATGGCAATAGAGGGTTCCATCTATTACCACGCGCGTGATGTGTAGCAATGTAGTTCATTGCAACGCACGTTTCCGTTGCTAGTATGCATAATGCCTCGCTTTTAGTATGTTGCAATTGGTACCTCTAGCAACGCAGGTGGCGTTGCAATAGTTTTGATTGCCACGTCTAAACTACTACTTGCAACGCTTCATTGTGTTGCAACATCCAAAAAAATGGTGGTCCAAACTTTATAGTAAGGCAGCATTTTCCATGACTTTTGGCCAAATCATTGTGTTGCATGCAACCATTAACTATTGCAACACATTTACGACGTTGCATCAGGGAGAAAACGTAGTAGTGTGTAAATTCAACATTTTCAATAAACTAGCTCAACATCTTATATGTCAATGTTGAAATAGTATATCGAGAATGTTAAAGTTGTATATTTGAATTGTTAAACTAGAATAATCAAAATGTTGaatttattagaaaataaaatctaGATCTAGGCATATCAGATCTCGATTTGTTAAGATAATTCAAAGAAGCATTGTGGTTCAAACGGAATTGAAATTGGATAAAGCATTATATAGAGAGAAACAAGTTTCAAGTTTGAAAATCTCCAGCCGACAAACAACCTTATCCATGTGAATCCATCCCATCATACTACTTTTCCAATCTCTTCAATGCTCCTACGGATTGCACGTGCTCCAAAATAACTActtcctccatttcaaattgtaaGTCATTATAACTTTTTTTGAATCAAACTATATTTATATTTgataaaaattatagaaaagattACAAAGGTTTACCGCACCAAATAGatatatataaaattatatttaatattttgacCCTCCAAGAAAGTTAGAATAATTTACAATTTAGAATAGAGGGAGTATATCTCAGCACCCAAGATGAATAGATGATGGAGAAAATTCGTAACGATTTATCTTACACGAATCCTAAAATAGAAGAAACATAGACTTTTCACCTCTTGGAAGATACCTGATTTTCTCTGATTCTCGCCTTCTGtatttttagattacacagtataactcagatactcacaacgcacgcacactcacccctATAAACATACGTACGCAAATTCTACCCCTATGAGTATCTTCGAAAACTAAGCcagcaaatcctcgagattgacaaaGTCAGTATAGGCGCCTCGCTGTCGAAGGAAACATCACCTAACACTCAAAGCAACACCATTAAAACCTAGAATATATTCACTCCCGCGAGGTTCTACTtctagaattttttattttaatcctttttaatctaatattttaataatagccCATGTCGATCTAAATTTTCAAGAACTAACCGTGTCCTCGAATTCCTCGCTGACGATATCTTGAGGCGGTGCCTTCCTGCCCCTCCtacgcactactacaaaaaaacaTTAACCGTGACCTTTAAAAAAGTCCTCGGAGGCGGGCAGAAAAAATAACCGCCTCGATTAATGGccagcattaaccgaggcagtcatTATTCATTAACCGATGCGGTTAAAAAAACCACCTCGCAAAATAGATTAACCGAGACGGGCAATTTTAAAATAACCGCCTCGATTAAtatcgattaaccgaggcgagCACACTATAAGCCCCGTCTTGGAAAATATAGGTCCAACTTGGAGCCCAAACAGCCCATCTCGGCCCGATATACCGCTTAGTGTATATATACCTcttagctagggtttggagtctCAGAtttctctcccttctccctctcttcaCCACACAGCTGCCGgcgcccctctccctctcacgTGCGCCTCTCCATCTCCCTATCCCTCTCCGGCGGGCCttgcggcgggcgggcggcggattcggtggccggatccggcgTTGGCGGCGGCCAGCGTGCGCAGCGGCCCTTGCGGCATCGGGGGCCGGCGAGCGTGGGCggccggcgtgcgcggcggcggcgcgagcagcgGCCGTTGCGGTGTCAGGGGCCGGCGAgtggaggcggccgcggcccggagcggcggcgcgaaggaCGGCGGCCCTTGCGGCGTCGGGGGCTGGCGAgcgggggcggccgcggcggcgcgaaggATGGCggccgagcagcggcggcggcagggcggcgATGGGCCCGTGATTGGCTCGGCGGGCTTGTGATGGGCTCGACGGGCTTGTGATGgggctttttttatttttttaatttgatttACCGAGGCGGGCTTGAAACTGCTTCCGTTATTCactgattaaccgaggcgttgGCTCGGAGGCGGTTGCCTTTGCTCGCATCGGAAAATGGAAAACACCCGCCTCTGTTAAGTTTAATGTAGTAGTGACGAGGGGTTCCAATAGTGAGTGCCCCTGGTTGCCCGTGATGTCCTCCTAAtagtatataaaatattgaAACAAATATGAGGAGCACACATAGTATGAATTAGAATTAGTTGAACATAATATTGCTAatatcacacatgtagatgatctGGAGAATGAAGTTGTTCTACTTGTGCTCCTTGCACCCTGATGGCGTGACCTAGAAGGTTCACCTTCATCGGCTGGTGCTTGTCCTTGACCTGCTAAGTAGTTTAGTTTGAACTCTATTTTTCAGCATCCCATCTAAACCTCTACAATACATGTGGCCACAGAATCCATTTATAAGACTAATATTTGTCAACCAAAGAGTAAAGGCCACTTTGGAGGGAAAGCTACATATTTTACCTGTAGAAATCCCCTAAGCACGGTGGCCTCGTCCGGAGAGCCTATTGGCACATTCAACGCTTGTCCCGCCTCATTAGCAAAACGACCAATTTGATGCCCCTGCAAGTGCATAGTTCACATACAAATTAGGTCATAGACTAATGCACGGTTCATTATACTCATGTACATTACAACTTACAATGTAATCTTCAAAGGGTCCTTGCTTGGGCTGCTTACCCATTCTCGTGTGAGCATCATACTCGTCAAAGTCATCTTGGGGGGTCCGAAGGTAGATCCTCGACGTGGGTAGCGTCCATTGCAACCTTTAGCTTTAGCCTTGTGTTTTGCTTTAACCACTCCAAGTATGTCTTGAACTGGGCATCATGATGAACAAGACTGCCATAAACAATGTTGTTTGCCCGGCCATTCCAAGCAGTGACATACGCAACGCGCTTCTCCTGCCAATTTTTCGCACCCCTCTGCTTGCGTCGATCGATTCTACATGTAATTTATGCAAGGATTAATGTAATTCCATTTTATAGCAAAACATGCAAATAATTTTCATAAAATGAgattgcataaaataaataaacataCCCATATGGCTCATGGCTAGTATTGTTACTAGAAAGGCGCGCGGCCTTGCCGTGCAGTGCCTTTTATCATACTATTAGTAGTTAGTATAGACTTTATCGTTTGCACACTTTTTTAAAGCAACCTAGATAAGACAATTCCGAGGCTCTGTTTTTTTTgcataggtgtcataatttatatCCCATTGTTATGAATGTATTATTTCAGTAAGATATTATTTTTGGTGTCGAAATGGTATTTTTTGGCTATATTTAATAGAAAAAGAAGGGGTAAAACTATTTATTTTGGAGGGAGGAGTATAGGTAGACAGAAGTTTGGTGTAATTGCAAAATGAGAAGAATTAATAGCTTTCGATACTATTTTGGATATTAGCATGATACTATCCATGTCGAGAATGTTGATGTGCTTAGCATACAAATGCCACTATGGTTAGACTCGATTGCACTacatagcaaatgaactctagcCAGGAAATTTTATGGGTAAAGATATTTTTTGTATCGCTCATTCTTTGCTAATCATACCTGGGGGCGCTTGATATATGTGAACCACCTATCATAATACGCAATTAAAAAGGCAAGATAACTGCCTATTGGATCCGGTGGGGCCTATATATGGAAAAAATAAATTGTCTCTTGTGCGTCAGTCGTCCCTTTAATTGTGTTTGCATTAGACTGTTGACTGAAATCATCTTTGAATTTAGGTAACTGAATGAAGTATAACAACTCAGTGGCACTCACTCCACTTGTCAGAGAAGAACCGAAAACTGAACTGGAAGTATATTTTCCTTTTTACATACTCAATTGTAAAACAAAAGCGTGAACCTAGGTAAATCAACAACTTAGTCATAGATGCACCAATgaagctgaaatttttaccacagaTCAAGCATCACATGAATATACTATCATAAATACACCAATGAATAGCCTATTATAAATGCAATTACATGAGTAGCGTCTTATGAATAGCCTATCAACAACTCAGTCATATCCTAAAAGAAATAACTTAGTCATAGATGCACCAATGAAGATAAATTTTTTTACCACAGATCAAGCATCGCATGAATAGCCTATCATAAATTTTTCATGGTAATTGAAGCAAGATAACTGCACATATGTGGAGTAAAGATATGAATTTCACACTAAAAAGCATAGCCAAGCATTTACATCAAAAACTTTCTACTAAAACATGTAATAGTATGTGATTAGTGCATAGATCTACATATGTGGAGCtcaacaaaactggatttgatATTTTTGGATTTATCTACGAATTACTACGCATTTATCAATTTTCAGCCGATTTagagaatttaaaaaaaatcaccacTAAAGACAAAGACTTTGCACCTGGAATCCTGAACTTCTAAGGAATTAACCGCAGCACGTTAGCACTATGCAGCACTATTTATCTGACTCTAGATCTTTGCATTGGGAACCTTGAAGAACTTCCCTAATCATTTTTCTTCcttccctctcttc
This window contains:
- the LOC120677586 gene encoding spermidine synthase 1-like isoform X2 — encoded protein: MVFQSSPFGMVLLLDGVIQVTQRDECAYQVMITHLPLCSIKDPNKLLEEEMVVFHDVSSVEQIDICEIDKMVVDFVNSYTK
- the LOC120677586 gene encoding spermidine synthase 1-like isoform X1; translated protein: MVLISAPCGPSSPFGMVLLLDGVIQVTQRDECAYQVMITHLPLCSIKDPNKLLEEEMVVFHDVSSVEQIDICEIDKMVVDFVNSYTK